GGCAGTCGCCTACCTGCATCCGATACGCGGACGCAGCAACCTGACCGTGCTGACCGGTGCCCTGACCCTGGCGCTGGAGGTTTCGGGGGCGCGGGTCGCAGGCGTCCGGTTCAGGCACCGCGGTCTGGTCCGCCGTGCCGCTGCCCAACGCGAGGTTCTGCTCAGCGCCGGCTCGATCAACTCGCCGCAGATCATGATGCTCTCGGGCATCGGTCCGGCAGACGTACTCGAGACCGCCGGCATTCGGGTAGCCCACGAGCTGCCCCAGGTCGGCGCCAACCTGCAGGATCATCTCGACGTCTGCACCCTGACGAGATGCTCTCAGCCGGTCACCTACGACCAGCTCAACGAGCTGATGGTCGGCCTGCGCTATTTCCTTCACCATGAAGGGGAAGGCACCTCGAACATCGCCGAGGCCGGCGGCTTTCTGGTCAGCGGTCGCGGTCGTGATGATCGCCCCGATATCCAGATGCATTTCGTGCCGGCCCTGCTCGACGACCACGGCCGCAACCGCCTGCCGGGCGACGGGTACACCGTCCATGCCTGTCCGCTGCGTCCGCAAAGCCGCGGACGCATTCGCATCGTCAGCGACGATCCACGCCGGCCCCCGGCCATTCACGCAGGTTATCTCAGCGCTCCGGAAGATCTCGAGATGATGCTTGAATGCGTGCGACTGTCACGCGAGGTGCTGGCTCAGCCGGCCTTCAAGCCGTTTCGCGGTCACGAGATCTTCCCCGGCGACGAAATCAGGGATCGCGATGGCCTGATTGACTTTGTCCGCAATAAGGCCGAAACCATCTATCACCCGGTCGGCACCTGCCGCATGGGCAGCGATCCGCACTCGGTGGTCGACCCGCAGCTACGAGTGCGCGGACTGCAGGGGCTGCGCGTAGTCGACGCCTCGGTCATGCCAACACTGGTTGGCGGCAACACCAACGCCCCGGTGATCATGATTGCCGAGAAGGCAGCCGACCTGATTCGAGGTGGTACCGGATCCGTTGTCAGAAAGCGGCGCGAGGCCGCCGCGGCCTGATCGATACGGCGCTCCGGCCAGGCTGGTGCGTGAACAACCGATGGTGTTAGGCTGGCAGAAAACGCATCGGAGTATCCGCATGAGCGATCATGTCTACAAACACATCCGGCTGACCGGCTCGTCGAGCGAGAGCATGGAGGCGGCGGTCAATAACGCCATCGAACGCGCCGCCGGCACGGTCAAGAACATGCGGTGGTTTCAGGTCATCGACACGCGCGGCCATGTCGATAACGGACGGGTCGCCCACTGGCAGGTCACCCTGGAAGTTGGTTTTACGCTGGACTCCTGAGTGTCGGCAGCGGGACGTGCAGCAGGCCGCACACGACACGCAGCAGATCGAGCTCGTCGTCGTTGACCTGCTGATCATGGACCACGCAGGCCATCAGGCTGAGAACCAGCTTCTGACGTGACGATGGACGCAGGTTGTCGAGTCGCGCCAGGGCGCTGTCGAGCGCCTCCGGCCAGTTGTCGATGTGCCTGATGTCGTCGGCCGGCTGATCGCCGAGCAGGGCCCAGCCGGAGGCGAAGGCCGCCTGCGCCTGTTCAGGCGACTGCCGGTGTCCGTGTCGGGCCAGAATCGACAGTACTTCGGCGGCCTCATCCAAGGTATCATCCAGCCGCAATCGTCCCGCTGGTTCGGAAGTTTCGGGCTTGAGTGAATCGCGTATCTGGCGGCTGACCAGGCGTGACAGCGCATACTCGAACACATCGACGTGCCCGTCGGATCCGACCAGCTCATCGAGCAGACGCATGAACTCGACCAGTTCACCGTCGGGTCGCTTGCGCAGCGAGGGAAAGGCGATCTCGGTCAGCGGCAGGCGCTGCGAACGGGGCAGCTGCGGGCAGGCCTGACGCAGTGCTCGCACCCGGCGCTCGCTTTCGCTGCCCAGCGCGCGCGCAATGGCCAGCAGCTGACGTTCACGCACCGCGTCGTCTGCATCGAGCAGCACACTGCACACCACTTCCAGTACCCATTCATCAGAGCGCGCAGCGCGCCGCAGCGGCTGCGGCAGTTCGGCGCTCAGCAAGGCCGCAGCCAGGACCTGCTCGAGTCCCGGCTTGCCAATGCGGTCGATCAGTGACTCGGCATTGAACAGGCCGCCGGCGCCGGGTGAGGCAGGCTCGGCCTTCGCCCCGACATCGCCGGCCTCAGCCTGCGCGTCCAGCTCGGCCCGGCGCATCTCGGCCCGGCGATCAAGCCGTTTCGCAATCTGCTTGAACTCGGACGGGTCGAAGCCGGGGTCGATTGCCCGGATGCGCTGCTCGAGCGGTGGATGGGTCGCGAACAAGCGCTGGCTCATGCCCTGGCCAAACAGCATATGTCCGACCTCCTCGGTGTCCACCTCGAGGCGTGAGCCGGTCTGGAGGGCGCCGATTTTCTTCAGCGCCCCGGCAATGCCGTCGGCGCTGCGCGTGAACTGAACGGCCGAGGCATCGGCCAGGTACTCGCGCTGACGCGAGACCGCCGATTTGATCCAGCGGCCGAAGAACAGCCCGACATAGCCGATGATGACCACGGCAAGCCCGATCATCACGGCCGGTGCCGCGTTGCGGCTGCCGCGGGCAAAACGCGACGAATAGAGCAGCTTGCGGCCCACGATGGCGATCACCAGGATACCGAACAGGAATCCGATCAGGCGGATGTTGAGCCGCATGTCGCCGTTGAGGATATGGCTGAATTCGTGCGCGATCACGCCCTGCAGTTCATCGCGATCAAGGTGCTCGAGCGTGCCGCGCGTGACCGCAACCGCTGCATCGGCCGGCGAAAAGCCGGCGGCAAAGGCGTTGACGCCCTGTTCCTGCTCGAGCACGTAAATCTCGGGTACGGGCACACCGGAGGCGATGGCCATTTCCTCGACCACGTTGCGCAGGCGCTGGCGCAGCGGATCGGTCGTGTCGTGCTCGATCCGGGTACCGCCCAGCTGGCGGGCAATATCGCCGCCACCGGCGCGCAGCTGCAGGCTGCGCATGGTACTGGCGCCGAAAATGATCAGTGCGGTCACTCCCGTGGCCGTCAGCAGCATCAAGGGGTCCGGTCCAGCAATGGTGAAGACCACCGCATCAACTGCAACGATGATCGCTACCACGGCCAGCGCGAACAGCACCACCAACAGCCTGGTCTGCCGCCGAGCCCGGTCCTGGTGCTCGAAGAAGTTCATCGCTTAAACGCGAGGGGTTCCGGGTTCCGGGTTCGGGGTTCCGGGGCGGGCGCGCTGTAGCAACGGTGGGCGGCTACGCCGCGAACCGCAGTCGCCGAGTGGAGGCCGCTAAGCCGACTCGGGCAAGTGCGCGGCTTGGCCGCCCACCACAACCCCGAAGCGCCCGCTCCGGAACCCCGAACCCCGAACCCGGAACCCCGCTTTTTCATTTATGAAAAATCGACTTGCACCGCCTCACGCTTGCTCGGGTCGTCGATCTCGAGCAGCTCGGCCGGGTTGAAACTGAACAGGCCGGCAATGATATTGGCCGGCACGCTTTCGCGCAGGATGTTGTAGTTCATGACCGCATCGTTGAAGGCCTGGCGCGCGAACGCCACCTTGTTCTCGGTGCTGGTCAGCTCCTCGGACAACTGCATCATGTTCTGGTTTGCCTTGAGGTCGGGATAGTTTTCCGACAGCGCGAACAGACGCCCCAGCGCGCCGGACAGCCCCTGTTCAGCCTCCGAGAGCTTGCGCATGGCGTCCGGATCAGACGGGTCAGCGGCAGTCTGCTTGAGTTGCTGATGCGCGCCGTTGCGAGCCTGAATCACCGCCTCGAGCGTCTCGCGCTCATGGCTCATGTACTTCTTGGCCACTTCGACCAGATTGGGGATCAGGTCATGGCGGCGATTGAGCTGCACGTCGATTTGCGCAAAGGCATTCTTATAGCGATTGCGGGCAGCCACCAGCCGGTTGTAGAGGACGATGCCGAACAGTACCAGACCGACGGCCAGAGCAAGTACGATCCATTCCATTATGGAGACTCCGGAGGAACTGCTGAAAAGTGTACCCGCTTTGCCGGATCAGCCCAAGCTTTTCAATGATCCCCTTGAGACGCAACCCGTCCCATCCTCAGATCGAGCAGCAGCCCCGCCAGGCGGCTCTCGACGAGCGGCCAGCGCAGGTAGCAGCAGTCGGGAGGCGGTGGCGGCTGGCCGGATGCATGCTGGAA
This DNA window, taken from Pseudomonadota bacterium, encodes the following:
- a CDS encoding choline dehydrogenase → MPKTYDYIIIGAGSAGCVLANRLSEDPDVQVLLLEAGPRDWNPFIHMPAGLSKLIAFKSLNWNYETEPEPGLNNRRVYWPRGRVLGGSSSINAMCYARGHRSDYDDWAAGGAEGWSWDEVLPYFKRAEDQGRGPSALHGVGGPLSVQDLGYVNPLSDVFIQAAEQAGYARNRDFNGPAQRGFGRYQVTQRDGRRCSSAVAYLHPIRGRSNLTVLTGALTLALEVSGARVAGVRFRHRGLVRRAAAQREVLLSAGSINSPQIMMLSGIGPADVLETAGIRVAHELPQVGANLQDHLDVCTLTRCSQPVTYDQLNELMVGLRYFLHHEGEGTSNIAEAGGFLVSGRGRDDRPDIQMHFVPALLDDHGRNRLPGDGYTVHACPLRPQSRGRIRIVSDDPRRPPAIHAGYLSAPEDLEMMLECVRLSREVLAQPAFKPFRGHEIFPGDEIRDRDGLIDFVRNKAETIYHPVGTCRMGSDPHSVVDPQLRVRGLQGLRVVDASVMPTLVGGNTNAPVIMIAEKAADLIRGGTGSVVRKRREAAAA
- a CDS encoding dodecin domain-containing protein gives rise to the protein MSDHVYKHIRLTGSSSESMEAAVNNAIERAAGTVKNMRWFQVIDTRGHVDNGRVAHWQVTLEVGFTLDS
- a CDS encoding M48 family metallopeptidase yields the protein MNFFEHQDRARRQTRLLVVLFALAVVAIIVAVDAVVFTIAGPDPLMLLTATGVTALIIFGASTMRSLQLRAGGGDIARQLGGTRIEHDTTDPLRQRLRNVVEEMAIASGVPVPEIYVLEQEQGVNAFAAGFSPADAAVAVTRGTLEHLDRDELQGVIAHEFSHILNGDMRLNIRLIGFLFGILVIAIVGRKLLYSSRFARGSRNAAPAVMIGLAVVIIGYVGLFFGRWIKSAVSRQREYLADASAVQFTRSADGIAGALKKIGALQTGSRLEVDTEEVGHMLFGQGMSQRLFATHPPLEQRIRAIDPGFDPSEFKQIAKRLDRRAEMRRAELDAQAEAGDVGAKAEPASPGAGGLFNAESLIDRIGKPGLEQVLAAALLSAELPQPLRRAARSDEWVLEVVCSVLLDADDAVRERQLLAIARALGSESERRVRALRQACPQLPRSQRLPLTEIAFPSLRKRPDGELVEFMRLLDELVGSDGHVDVFEYALSRLVSRQIRDSLKPETSEPAGRLRLDDTLDEAAEVLSILARHGHRQSPEQAQAAFASGWALLGDQPADDIRHIDNWPEALDSALARLDNLRPSSRQKLVLSLMACVVHDQQVNDDELDLLRVVCGLLHVPLPTLRSPA
- a CDS encoding LemA family protein; the protein is MEWIVLALAVGLVLFGIVLYNRLVAARNRYKNAFAQIDVQLNRRHDLIPNLVEVAKKYMSHERETLEAVIQARNGAHQQLKQTAADPSDPDAMRKLSEAEQGLSGALGRLFALSENYPDLKANQNMMQLSEELTSTENKVAFARQAFNDAVMNYNILRESVPANIIAGLFSFNPAELLEIDDPSKREAVQVDFS